TTTACAGCTAAGCTTGCCGGAGATCTCATAGTTCTCTTCCATGACAAAAAAGAAGTTCTCTCGGCAAAGGAAATTACTTTTATTCCGAACGATCTGGAAATAGAATCTTTTCTGCTTCGCGATGTTGTTATTGGAATCAATTTTCACTGGCAGAAAAAAGAAAACCA
The window above is part of the Bacteroidota bacterium genome. Proteins encoded here:
- a CDS encoding amidase: MNQPDVRVGVLTEKEIRFDLYGEFSIHSYEKKFSGKFTAKLAGDLIVLFHDKKEVLSAKEITFIPNDLEIESFLLRDVVIGINFHWQKKEN